In Thiohalobacter sp., the following are encoded in one genomic region:
- the flgH gene encoding flagellar basal body L-ring protein FlgH has translation MNAEARNSLVTTVLALYALLLGGCASQSVAPGNYRAAMPPVPAPPAQTDGAIYQPGYGLALFEDRTARRVGDILTIVLQEKTQASKKATTSTSKETKVNTANPTLLGSALRYDVPLLPGLKDSTRTLGTAMDSTNEFDGSGDSQQSNSLTGNISVTVAEVLPNGNLYVRGEKWLTLNQGDEYIQISGIVRPEDVKADNTVLSSQVADARITYSGRGTLADANTMGWLTRFFNSPIWPF, from the coding sequence ATGAACGCTGAAGCCCGGAACAGCCTCGTCACTACGGTACTGGCGCTGTACGCCCTGCTGCTGGGTGGTTGTGCCAGCCAGTCGGTGGCGCCCGGCAACTACCGCGCCGCCATGCCGCCGGTGCCCGCGCCGCCGGCACAGACCGACGGTGCCATCTACCAGCCGGGCTACGGTCTGGCGCTGTTCGAGGATCGGACCGCGCGCCGGGTCGGGGACATCCTGACCATCGTCCTGCAGGAGAAGACCCAGGCCAGCAAGAAGGCCACCACCAGCACCAGCAAGGAGACCAAGGTCAATACGGCCAATCCGACCCTGCTGGGCTCGGCGCTGCGCTACGACGTGCCGCTGTTGCCGGGGCTCAAGGACAGCACCCGCACGCTGGGCACGGCCATGGACTCGACCAACGAGTTCGACGGCTCGGGTGACAGCCAGCAGTCCAACAGCCTGACCGGCAACATCAGTGTCACCGTGGCCGAGGTCCTGCCCAACGGCAACCTCTATGTGCGCGGGGAAAAGTGGCTGACCCTGAACCAGGGCGACGAGTACATCCAGATTTCCGGCATCGTGCGACCCGAGGACGTCAAGGCGGACAACACGGTGCTGTCGAGCCAGGTCGCCGATGCCCGCATCACCTACAGCGGACGCGGCACCCTGGCCGATGCCAACACCATGGGCTGGCTGACGCGCTTCTTCAACAGCCCCATATGGCCGTTCTGA
- the fliD gene encoding flagellar filament capping protein FliD, with product MATLTSPGIGSGLDVSGIVSGLVAAERQPVEGRLNVKEADIQARLSALGSLKSALASFQSSFSSLRSLSGFRQRTVSVGDESLFSASVTSTAPTGKMSVEVRQLAAAQSLATRAGEFGSLSDVVGGGTLTFKFGTASGYADGTGYGDGSYSFTADPDKAIKTVSIAAGSTLEEVRDTINDADIGVRATIVDDGSGSNSYRLLLSVEDTGAANNLEITVADDDGNDTDGAGLSRLALANGATNMVQTVAGQDAEVVVDGLTLYSDSNQVTAIPGVTLDLRKAAPGSPSSMEISLNTGEIASQITGFVNSYNELIQTIDAMTSYDAETETAGVLNGDASLRIITGQLRNIISDRVEYLTGTYDSLAAIGIVSERDGTLSLDSSKLDAALSSDLDQVVKLFAAVGTPSDAAIEYLSADEDVAPGEYAIDVTALATQGALTAGSAIGSLTVDASNDTFAIKVDGVDAGTITLTRKTYASNAELAQEIQNRINGASALADAGVSVAVTVNASNQLVITSSRYGSASGVEITAVDTNTTATLGLSTGAGTAGQDVAGSIGGVAGAGSGQKLTANGLEIQVNGGAIGARGNLTFTRGYADRLDTLLDQLLDDDGLLETRIDGLNDRIEDINEDRERLEARMQALEARLFRQFNAMDALVAQLNSTSQFLAQQLSSLAKLTPGGSQK from the coding sequence ATGGCAACCCTGACATCCCCCGGCATCGGTTCCGGCCTCGATGTGTCCGGCATCGTCAGCGGCCTGGTCGCGGCGGAGCGGCAGCCCGTGGAGGGTCGGCTGAATGTGAAGGAAGCGGACATACAGGCGCGCCTGTCCGCCCTGGGCAGCCTCAAGAGCGCGCTGGCCTCCTTTCAGAGTTCCTTTTCCTCGCTCAGGAGCCTGAGCGGCTTCCGCCAGCGCACCGTGAGCGTGGGTGACGAGAGCCTGTTTTCCGCCAGCGTGACCAGCACGGCGCCGACCGGCAAGATGTCGGTCGAGGTGCGGCAACTGGCTGCCGCCCAGAGCCTGGCCACCCGCGCCGGCGAGTTCGGCTCGCTGAGCGACGTGGTCGGCGGCGGCACCCTCACTTTCAAGTTCGGCACGGCCTCCGGCTATGCCGACGGCACGGGATACGGCGACGGCAGCTACAGCTTCACCGCCGACCCGGACAAGGCCATCAAGACGGTCAGCATCGCCGCGGGCAGCACCCTGGAGGAGGTGCGCGACACCATCAACGATGCCGACATCGGCGTGCGCGCCACCATCGTGGACGACGGCTCGGGCAGCAATTCATACAGGCTGTTGCTGAGCGTCGAGGACACGGGGGCGGCCAACAATCTAGAAATCACCGTGGCCGACGACGACGGCAACGATACCGACGGCGCCGGCCTCTCGCGCCTGGCGCTGGCCAACGGCGCCACCAACATGGTCCAGACCGTGGCGGGGCAGGATGCCGAGGTGGTGGTCGATGGCCTTACCCTCTACAGCGACAGCAACCAGGTGACGGCCATTCCCGGTGTCACGCTCGACCTCCGCAAGGCAGCGCCCGGCAGCCCCAGCAGCATGGAGATCAGCCTCAACACGGGCGAGATCGCCAGCCAGATCACCGGGTTCGTCAACAGCTACAACGAGCTGATACAGACCATCGACGCCATGACCTCCTACGATGCGGAGACGGAGACGGCGGGCGTGCTGAACGGCGATGCCAGCCTGAGGATCATCACCGGGCAGTTGCGCAACATCATCTCCGACCGGGTGGAATACCTGACCGGAACCTACGATTCCCTGGCCGCCATCGGCATCGTCAGCGAGCGCGACGGCACCCTGTCTCTGGATTCGAGCAAGCTGGATGCCGCGCTTTCGAGCGACCTGGACCAGGTGGTGAAGCTCTTTGCCGCCGTGGGCACGCCAAGCGATGCCGCCATCGAGTATCTGAGCGCGGACGAGGACGTGGCGCCGGGAGAATACGCCATCGATGTGACTGCCCTGGCGACCCAGGGCGCCCTGACCGCCGGCAGCGCCATCGGCTCGCTGACGGTGGATGCCAGCAACGACACCTTTGCCATCAAGGTGGACGGCGTGGACGCCGGCACCATCACTCTGACCCGGAAGACCTACGCCTCCAACGCCGAGCTGGCCCAGGAGATCCAGAACCGCATCAACGGGGCCAGCGCCCTGGCGGACGCCGGGGTGAGCGTGGCGGTGACGGTGAACGCGAGCAACCAGCTCGTCATCACCTCCTCGCGTTACGGCAGCGCCTCCGGCGTGGAGATCACCGCGGTGGACACCAACACCACGGCGACCCTGGGGCTTTCGACGGGTGCCGGCACGGCGGGCCAGGACGTGGCGGGCAGCATCGGCGGTGTCGCCGGCGCGGGTTCCGGCCAGAAGCTCACGGCCAACGGCCTGGAGATACAGGTCAACGGCGGCGCCATCGGGGCGCGCGGCAACCTCACCTTCACCCGCGGCTATGCCGACCGGCTCGATACCCTGCTGGACCAGTTGCTCGACGATGACGGCCTGCTGGAAACCCGGATCGACGGCCTGAACGACCGCATCGAGGACATCAACGAGGACCGCGAGCGCCTGGAGGCGAGGATGCAGGCGCTGGAGGCGCGGCTGTTCCGGCAGTTCAACGCCATGGATGCGCTGGTGGCGCAACTGAATTCGACCAGCCAGTTTCTCGCCCAGCAGTTGAGTTCACTGGCAAAGCTGACCCCCGGCGGGTCGCAGAAGTGA
- a CDS encoding flagellar protein FliT has product MPEEAPLSAALALTAGMEAAADAEDWDKVAALEARRRPLLERALAAVDPAEAVAVRAVIEKLIARDRRILARAGARRDALAADLGRLASGRRGRDAYAAVQTLAR; this is encoded by the coding sequence GTGCCTGAGGAGGCGCCGCTTTCGGCCGCGCTGGCGCTCACGGCCGGGATGGAGGCGGCCGCCGACGCGGAAGACTGGGACAAGGTGGCGGCGCTGGAGGCGCGGCGGCGGCCCCTGCTCGAAAGGGCGTTGGCGGCCGTCGATCCCGCGGAAGCGGTTGCCGTTCGTGCGGTGATCGAGAAACTGATCGCCCGCGACCGGCGGATCCTCGCCCGCGCCGGCGCCCGGCGCGATGCCCTGGCGGCGGATCTGGGACGCCTGGCCAGCGGCCGCCGCGGACGCGATGCCTACGCGGCCGTGCAGACACTCGCGCGGTGA
- the flgJ gene encoding flagellar assembly peptidoglycan hydrolase FlgJ codes for MMGLSADPSVYTDLQGLAALRGQVRADGGRDPETLRKVAGQFEALFVNMVLKSMREASLGDGFLDNDQTRFYQGMYDQQIGLELTKGRGLGLADMLVRQLGGGSAAEARPRSPSDPFAIPPVGGSPSAPTGPRMPPGRVAPRTAFSSGETRAAAPDAALDWPPGTPAEFVRSLWPHAREAAAGLGVDPAVLIAQAALESGWGRRMPRHEDGRPSYNLFGIKADRRWAGERVGSGTLEYRDGVVNRERAVFRAYASPADSMADYAAFIRGSTRYREALARAGDAESYVRAIADAGYATDPAYADKVMRIYRGPELRDALAALQGPRRLAMVDEQGVD; via the coding sequence ATGATGGGCCTGTCCGCCGATCCTTCCGTCTACACCGATCTCCAGGGCCTTGCCGCCCTGCGGGGCCAGGTGCGCGCGGACGGCGGGCGCGACCCGGAGACCCTGCGCAAGGTGGCCGGGCAGTTCGAGGCCCTGTTCGTCAACATGGTGCTCAAGAGCATGCGCGAGGCGAGCCTGGGCGACGGATTCCTGGACAACGACCAGACCCGTTTCTACCAGGGCATGTACGACCAGCAGATCGGTCTGGAACTCACGAAGGGCAGGGGGCTCGGTCTTGCCGACATGCTGGTGCGCCAGCTCGGCGGCGGCAGTGCGGCCGAGGCCCGACCCCGATCGCCCTCGGACCCCTTTGCCATACCCCCCGTCGGTGGGTCGCCTTCGGCACCCACGGGTCCGCGGATGCCGCCAGGGAGGGTGGCACCCCGGACCGCTTTTTCTTCCGGCGAGACGCGCGCCGCGGCCCCGGACGCGGCGCTCGACTGGCCACCCGGAACCCCGGCCGAATTTGTGCGCAGCCTGTGGCCGCATGCCCGCGAGGCTGCCGCCGGGCTGGGGGTGGATCCCGCGGTTCTGATTGCCCAGGCCGCACTGGAATCCGGCTGGGGCCGGCGCATGCCCCGCCACGAGGATGGTCGCCCCAGCTACAACCTGTTCGGCATCAAGGCCGACCGGCGCTGGGCGGGCGAGCGTGTCGGCAGCGGCACCCTGGAGTACCGTGATGGCGTGGTGAACCGGGAGCGCGCCGTCTTCCGCGCCTACGCATCGCCCGCCGACAGCATGGCCGACTATGCCGCCTTCATTCGCGGCAGCACGCGGTATCGAGAGGCGCTGGCGCGGGCCGGTGACGCCGAGTCCTATGTGCGGGCGATCGCCGATGCCGGCTATGCCACCGATCCGGCCTATGCGGACAAGGTAATGCGCATCTATCGCGGCCCCGAACTGCGGGACGCGCTCGCGGCACTGCAGGGACCGCGGCGGCTCGCCATGGTCGATGAACAGGGAGTCGACTGA
- the fliS gene encoding flagellar export chaperone FliS: MTYTPMGKAQQYARIGTASEVMSASPHRIVQLLLEGALEKVARARGFMELGNVAEKGRHIGLAISVIEGLQASLDKERGGDIARNLDELYDYMSRRLVEANLRDDTAILDEVAGLLREIKSAWDAIPTEMRGDGQADGPAVSAGA, from the coding sequence ATGACCTACACGCCCATGGGCAAGGCACAGCAGTATGCGCGCATCGGTACCGCTTCCGAGGTGATGAGCGCCAGCCCCCATCGCATTGTCCAGTTGCTGCTGGAAGGCGCTCTGGAGAAGGTGGCTCGCGCCCGCGGTTTCATGGAACTGGGCAACGTGGCCGAGAAGGGGCGCCACATCGGCCTGGCGATATCGGTCATCGAGGGCCTTCAGGCCAGCCTGGACAAGGAGCGGGGCGGCGACATCGCGCGCAATCTCGATGAACTCTACGACTACATGAGCCGGCGCCTGGTCGAAGCCAACCTGCGCGATGACACGGCCATTCTCGACGAGGTCGCGGGCCTGCTGCGCGAGATCAAGTCGGCCTGGGACGCCATCCCCACCGAGATGCGCGGCGACGGCCAGGCCGACGGGCCGGCGGTTTCGGCCGGTGCCTGA
- a CDS encoding flagellar basal body P-ring protein FlgI, whose amino-acid sequence MLFPLAVGQVLAERVKDIAAVAGVRDNQLVGYGIVVGLSGTGDKTQQVPYTLQSIKSMLARFGVTVPPDLNAKPKNVAAVTISATLPPFAKRGQTIDVTVSSIGDAKSLRGGTLLMTPLKGADGQVYAMAQGNLVVGGLSAEGSDGSRITVNVPSVGRIPNGATVEREVSSPFARGDSLTLNLHTADFTTANRLAESINRTVGPGTARPLDASSVRVNAPRDPAQRVAFVSMLENIEVMPGDAPARVIVNSRTGTVVIGSHVRVMPAAVAHGSLTVTITEDMQVSQPAPLSAGQTVVTPSSDVTVEESGRRMFLFEPGVTLNDIVLAVNRVGAAPGDLVAILEALKEAGALRAELIVL is encoded by the coding sequence ATGCTGTTCCCGCTGGCCGTGGGCCAGGTCCTGGCCGAGCGGGTCAAGGACATTGCCGCCGTGGCCGGCGTGCGCGACAACCAGCTTGTCGGCTACGGTATCGTGGTCGGGCTCAGCGGCACCGGTGACAAGACCCAGCAGGTGCCCTATACCCTGCAGAGCATCAAGAGCATGCTGGCCAGGTTCGGCGTCACCGTGCCGCCCGATCTCAATGCCAAGCCCAAGAACGTCGCCGCAGTCACCATCAGCGCCACCCTGCCGCCCTTCGCCAAGCGCGGCCAGACCATCGATGTCACCGTTTCCTCGATCGGCGACGCCAAGAGCCTGCGCGGGGGCACCTTGCTGATGACCCCCCTCAAGGGTGCCGACGGGCAGGTCTATGCCATGGCCCAGGGCAACCTGGTGGTCGGCGGGCTCAGCGCAGAGGGCAGCGATGGCTCGCGCATCACGGTCAACGTACCCAGCGTCGGCCGCATCCCGAACGGCGCGACGGTAGAGCGCGAGGTCAGCTCGCCCTTCGCGCGGGGCGACAGCCTGACCCTGAACCTGCACACGGCCGATTTCACCACGGCCAACCGGCTGGCCGAGTCCATAAACCGCACTGTCGGCCCCGGCACCGCGCGGCCCCTGGACGCCTCCTCGGTGCGCGTCAACGCGCCGCGCGATCCGGCCCAGCGGGTGGCCTTCGTCTCCATGCTGGAAAACATCGAGGTGATGCCGGGCGACGCGCCGGCGCGGGTGATCGTCAACTCCCGTACCGGCACCGTGGTGATCGGCAGCCATGTACGGGTCATGCCGGCGGCGGTCGCCCACGGCAGCCTGACCGTGACCATCACCGAGGACATGCAGGTCAGCCAGCCCGCGCCGCTGTCCGCCGGGCAGACCGTGGTCACCCCCTCCAGCGACGTGACCGTGGAAGAGTCGGGCCGGCGCATGTTCCTGTTCGAGCCCGGCGTCACGCTCAACGACATCGTGCTGGCGGTCAACCGGGTCGGGGCCGCGCCCGGTGACCTGGTGGCGATACTCGAAGCGCTGAAGGAGGCCGGTGCGCTGCGCGCCGAGCTGATCGTGCTCTGA
- the flgK gene encoding flagellar hook-associated protein FlgK gives MSTIFGTATSGLLAYQALLSTTGQNIANANTPGYTRQRVDLSAQIPQFTGGGYIGSGVTIDSIRRTYDQFLTERVRDTTSSSERYAIYEQFAGRVSDVLGDPVAGLNGGLERFFQAVQTLADNPASIPERQLLLTEAESLVGRFGYLDDQITSVRRDLNGQLESMVAEINSLSQSIADINEDIVVATGRAGGNPPNDLLDRRDRMIEQLSAFVSVKTVQQDDGTLNVFIGNGQSLVTGGSAGTLSVTGSPYDANHKEIQYSVGNLSTTITPNITGGKLAGLLAFRDEILDPAQNAIGRIGVVLANEFNARHQLGMDLDGNPGGPFFQSAAPAWSAHSGNGGTGTLTVSYDTANLDRLTTKDYVLSWDGSAWSLTDSDGNAVALSGAGTVASPFTADGLSIVVGGTPNAGDSFQIRPTRDGADDIALLIGDARRIAAAAPVRITEATNANGLPVNTGTGRFGFQSVDSTFSALGAPITFTYDDSTNLFSYTLGGNNYTLGYDPATDAGSSYTVAGITFTIDGNPLTNDQFVIDANTGGIGDNANALALGDLQTALLTENGTANLQGAYARLLSDSATRTRQAEINRDAQTKLNEHAREQRDSVQGVNLDEEAANLLRYQQAYQAMAQVITVADTMFQALLSATQR, from the coding sequence ATGTCCACCATCTTCGGAACCGCCACCTCGGGACTGCTCGCCTACCAGGCGCTGCTGAGCACGACGGGGCAGAACATCGCCAATGCCAACACGCCCGGCTATACCCGCCAGCGGGTGGACCTCAGTGCGCAGATACCGCAGTTCACGGGCGGCGGCTACATCGGCAGCGGGGTCACCATCGATTCCATCCGGCGGACCTATGACCAGTTCCTGACCGAGCGGGTGCGCGATACCACGTCGTCGAGCGAGCGTTACGCCATCTACGAGCAGTTCGCGGGGCGTGTCTCGGATGTGCTTGGCGATCCGGTGGCCGGCCTGAACGGCGGACTGGAGCGCTTCTTTCAGGCGGTGCAGACCCTGGCGGACAATCCGGCCTCGATCCCGGAGCGGCAGCTCCTGCTCACCGAGGCCGAGTCCCTGGTCGGGCGCTTCGGCTACCTGGACGACCAGATCACCAGCGTGCGCCGCGACCTCAATGGCCAGCTCGAGTCGATGGTGGCCGAAATCAACAGCCTCAGCCAGTCCATTGCCGATATCAACGAGGATATCGTGGTGGCGACCGGGCGCGCTGGCGGCAATCCGCCCAACGATCTGCTGGACCGGCGCGACCGCATGATCGAGCAACTGTCCGCCTTTGTCTCGGTCAAGACGGTGCAACAGGACGACGGCACCCTGAATGTCTTCATCGGCAACGGCCAGTCACTGGTCACCGGCGGCTCGGCAGGCACCCTGTCGGTGACGGGCAGCCCCTATGACGCCAATCACAAGGAAATCCAGTACAGCGTCGGCAATCTCTCCACCACCATTACGCCCAACATCACGGGCGGCAAGCTGGCCGGGCTGCTGGCCTTTCGCGACGAGATACTGGATCCCGCGCAGAATGCCATCGGGCGCATCGGCGTGGTGCTGGCCAACGAGTTCAACGCCCGGCACCAGCTCGGCATGGACCTGGACGGCAACCCGGGCGGGCCGTTCTTCCAGTCGGCCGCTCCGGCCTGGTCGGCCCACAGTGGCAACGGCGGTACCGGCACCCTGACCGTGAGCTACGACACCGCCAATCTCGACCGGCTGACCACAAAGGACTATGTCCTTTCCTGGGACGGATCCGCCTGGTCCCTGACCGACAGCGACGGCAACGCCGTGGCCCTCAGCGGCGCGGGCACCGTTGCCTCGCCCTTCACCGCTGATGGCCTGAGCATCGTGGTGGGCGGCACGCCCAATGCCGGCGATTCCTTCCAGATCCGGCCGACCCGCGACGGGGCCGATGACATTGCCCTGCTGATCGGCGACGCGCGCCGCATCGCCGCCGCGGCGCCGGTGCGCATCACCGAGGCGACCAACGCCAACGGCCTGCCCGTCAATACCGGGACCGGCCGTTTCGGTTTCCAGTCGGTGGATTCGACCTTCAGCGCGCTGGGCGCGCCCATCACCTTCACCTACGACGACAGCACGAACCTGTTCAGCTATACGCTGGGCGGCAACAACTACACCCTCGGCTACGACCCGGCGACCGATGCCGGCAGCAGCTACACGGTTGCCGGCATCACCTTCACCATCGATGGCAACCCGCTCACCAACGACCAGTTCGTCATCGACGCCAACACCGGCGGGATCGGAGACAACGCCAACGCCCTGGCACTGGGCGATCTGCAGACGGCGCTGCTGACCGAAAACGGCACCGCCAACCTGCAGGGCGCCTATGCCCGGCTGCTGTCGGACAGCGCCACCCGCACCCGCCAGGCCGAGATCAACCGTGATGCGCAGACGAAACTCAACGAGCACGCACGCGAGCAGCGGGACTCGGTGCAGGGCGTCAACCTTGACGAGGAGGCCGCCAACCTCCTGCGCTACCAGCAGGCCTACCAGGCCATGGCCCAGGTCATCACGGTGGCCGACACCATGTTCCAGGCCCTGCTCTCGGCGACCCAGAGGTAG
- a CDS encoding flagellar protein FlaG → MTSMLIALPGSPPQAQAAGSAGVRGPAPAVPEPGRLSRLAGSDRPDDGARRPELEEATAEALDRAVVRLQEQVQMVRRNLEFSIDETTDRLVVKVVDAETEEVVRQIPSEEALALARRLEAARSAQQGLLLSTEA, encoded by the coding sequence ATGACTTCCATGCTCATCGCCTTGCCCGGCAGTCCCCCGCAGGCCCAGGCCGCGGGGAGTGCCGGCGTGCGCGGTCCGGCGCCGGCCGTTCCGGAGCCGGGGCGCCTGTCGCGGCTGGCAGGGTCGGACCGGCCGGATGACGGTGCGCGGCGGCCAGAGCTGGAGGAGGCCACGGCCGAGGCGCTGGACCGGGCCGTGGTCCGCCTGCAGGAGCAGGTGCAGATGGTGCGCCGCAATCTCGAGTTCAGCATCGACGAGACCACGGACCGGCTGGTGGTCAAGGTGGTCGATGCCGAAACCGAGGAGGTGGTGCGGCAGATCCCCTCGGAGGAGGCCCTGGCCCTGGCGCGGCGTCTCGAGGCGGCGCGCTCGGCGCAGCAGGGGCTGCTCCTCTCCACCGAGGCCTGA
- a CDS encoding flagellin N-terminal helical domain-containing protein has product MPQVINTNVMSLNAQRNLTRSQTSLATSIQRLSSGLRINSAKDDAAGLAISERMSAQIRGLNQAARNANDAISLAQTAEGAMSSATDILQRIRELAIQSANSTNSASDRAALQEEVNQLVEELDRISTTTEFNGLKLLDGTFTAQQFQVGANANQTLSVSVDSMRTDDIGAYVNASSDQSYSAGTAAGAGGGFAATTLQSDAQNYTGVDGNAISGGNLQINGKPVNDSVDYVGANLTYQGDTSAYAKARAINDSNIAGVTAVADNTQTFAEASADNFLDASGITFGATDTLSYTLTINGEQIFSGTTLDGTTNTISMQAAVDAINSKQFDTGITATITSAGALQLQADDGRDIVVSETIAFNDNTTAAGSSGTLATVFSSNPLAAETAGDDSGSVTQNLTFKGQVTLQSSDNITFNSGQALLGFGSATVSATGSISAVDISDVSGANAAILAVDAALDTINSSRARLGAVQNRVETTIANLQTTSENLSAARSRIRDTDFAAETANMTRMQILQQAGVAMLAQANAVPQLALQLLQ; this is encoded by the coding sequence ATGCCTCAGGTCATCAATACCAACGTCATGTCGCTGAACGCCCAGCGCAACCTGACCCGCAGCCAGACCTCCCTGGCGACTTCCATCCAGCGCCTGTCCTCGGGCCTGCGCATCAACAGCGCCAAGGACGACGCCGCCGGCCTGGCCATTTCCGAGCGCATGAGCGCACAGATCCGCGGCCTGAACCAGGCGGCGCGCAACGCCAACGACGCCATCTCCCTGGCCCAGACCGCCGAGGGCGCCATGTCGTCGGCCACCGACATCCTGCAGCGCATCCGCGAGCTGGCGATCCAGTCGGCCAACTCCACCAACTCGGCCTCCGACCGCGCCGCCCTGCAGGAAGAGGTCAACCAGCTCGTCGAGGAGCTGGACCGCATCTCCACCACCACCGAGTTCAACGGCCTCAAGCTGCTGGATGGCACCTTCACCGCCCAGCAGTTCCAGGTGGGCGCCAACGCCAACCAGACCCTCAGCGTCAGCGTGGACAGCATGCGCACCGACGATATCGGCGCCTATGTGAATGCCAGCAGTGATCAGAGTTATTCCGCGGGTACGGCTGCCGGGGCAGGCGGTGGTTTCGCAGCCACTACCCTGCAGTCTGATGCCCAGAATTATACTGGCGTCGACGGCAACGCCATCTCCGGCGGGAATCTGCAGATCAATGGTAAACCCGTCAACGACTCAGTGGATTATGTCGGTGCCAACCTGACCTATCAGGGTGATACCAGCGCCTATGCCAAGGCCCGGGCCATCAACGACAGCAACATCGCCGGCGTGACAGCAGTCGCTGACAACACCCAGACCTTTGCCGAGGCCAGCGCAGACAATTTCCTGGATGCCAGCGGTATTACGTTTGGAGCTACGGATACGCTCTCCTATACCCTGACCATCAACGGCGAGCAGATCTTCAGCGGGACCACGCTGGACGGTACGACCAACACCATCAGCATGCAGGCGGCGGTCGATGCCATCAACAGCAAGCAGTTCGACACCGGTATTACCGCGACCATCACCTCGGCTGGAGCGCTCCAGTTGCAGGCAGACGACGGGCGCGATATCGTGGTTTCGGAAACCATAGCTTTTAATGACAACACCACTGCAGCGGGGTCTAGTGGTACCTTGGCTACGGTATTCAGTAGCAACCCCCTTGCGGCGGAAACGGCTGGCGATGATAGTGGTTCCGTAACTCAGAACCTGACCTTCAAAGGGCAGGTGACACTGCAGTCCAGCGACAACATCACCTTCAATTCAGGCCAGGCCCTGCTCGGTTTCGGTTCGGCCACCGTGAGCGCCACGGGCTCCATCTCCGCCGTGGATATCTCGGACGTGTCCGGCGCCAACGCGGCGATCCTGGCGGTGGATGCGGCGCTGGATACCATCAACAGCTCCCGCGCCAGGCTGGGTGCCGTCCAGAACCGGGTGGAGACCACCATCGCCAACCTGCAGACCACGTCCGAGAACCTGTCGGCCGCGCGCTCGCGGATCCGGGACACGGACTTCGCGGCCGAGACGGCCAACATGACCCGGATGCAGATCCTGCAGCAGGCCGGCGTGGCCATGCTGGCCCAGGCCAATGCGGTGCCCCAGCTCGCGCTGCAGCTCCTGCAGTAA
- the flgL gene encoding flagellar hook-associated protein FlgL — translation MIRLSSATFYQGGVDAMLEQQQRVFESQMQLSTGRRFLDPSDDPTAAAQVVGLSEAIARTEQFQQNILAARNRLELEDTVLGNVDNLLQRARELTVQGLNDTLTAQDRQAVAVEIRELLDELLALANTRDGNGDYLFAGTRTGTRPFVDNGGGSFAYAGDQGQRSLQVGSSRRVADSDSGLEVFMKVPDATGTAYQDVFTSLYRLAADLDADNPGGNSLTEIDNALERVLATRARVGARLNALDREQDVNEGFLVRLRETRSRIEDLDIAEAATELNRQMVVLQAAQQAYVKVSGLSLFNFL, via the coding sequence ATGATCCGACTCTCTTCCGCGACCTTCTACCAGGGCGGCGTCGACGCCATGCTGGAACAGCAGCAAAGGGTGTTCGAAAGCCAGATGCAGCTCTCCACCGGCCGGCGCTTTCTCGATCCCTCGGACGATCCCACCGCGGCCGCCCAGGTGGTCGGGCTTTCCGAGGCCATAGCGCGCACCGAGCAGTTCCAGCAAAACATCCTGGCCGCGCGCAATCGCCTGGAGCTGGAAGATACCGTGCTCGGCAATGTCGACAACCTGTTGCAACGGGCGCGCGAACTGACCGTGCAGGGACTCAATGATACCCTCACCGCACAAGACCGGCAGGCTGTCGCGGTCGAGATCCGGGAACTGCTCGACGAGCTGCTCGCGTTGGCCAACACCCGCGACGGCAACGGCGACTACCTGTTCGCCGGCACCCGGACCGGCACCCGGCCCTTCGTCGACAATGGCGGGGGCAGCTTCGCCTACGCCGGCGACCAGGGTCAGCGCAGCCTGCAGGTGGGCAGCTCGAGGCGCGTCGCCGACAGCGACTCCGGGCTGGAGGTCTTCATGAAGGTGCCGGACGCCACCGGCACCGCCTATCAGGATGTGTTCACCAGCCTCTACCGGCTCGCCGCCGATCTCGACGCCGACAATCCCGGCGGAAACAGCCTCACCGAGATCGACAACGCCCTGGAGCGCGTGCTGGCAACCCGCGCCCGGGTCGGCGCCCGGCTCAACGCCCTGGACCGGGAACAGGATGTCAACGAGGGCTTCCTGGTGCGGCTGCGCGAGACGCGCTCCCGCATCGAGGACCTCGACATCGCCGAGGCCGCCACCGAACTCAACCGCCAGATGGTTGTTCTCCAGGCCGCCCAGCAGGCCTACGTCAAGGTCAGCGGCCTCTCGCTGTTCAACTTCCTCTGA